The following proteins are encoded in a genomic region of Pungitius pungitius chromosome 19, fPunPun2.1, whole genome shotgun sequence:
- the arhgap12b gene encoding rho GTPase-activating protein 12b isoform X2: MADREGPPITPGQIYIEVEFDYEYKAKDKMVAIRQGECYMLVKKTNEDWWQVRKDEGAKAFYVPAQYVREVRRALMPPQKPTLRAKPTVLDICRASNENLNRAHPEMSSFGRPSPSSTPSPSSDRFTPPAMSKDANHNVGSPHHCKMVAELVLLHNNNNHHHGNNSTLPRTRADSPPLKVGNGHDTSPDSGKASPPCDLSAEGLNNSEDELSSSSTEHMQTTSPTGQGRSDSPVYANLQELKLSQSSLPGVPSSSPLHILGDWETHKDLSGRHFYYNRASGERTWKPPRTRDTSGSTSSARGDGQGTAGGEPLSSEEFCHSTYSSQSDSQYGSPPRGWSEELDEHGHTLYVSEYTQEKWIKHVDEQGRPYYYSSDGSRSEWELPKYNVSPQSSEVPKSRSLERKQQDPIVLTKWRHSTYVLDLNDKECAPAPKQSSPDSDSCPSSPKHPLTPSEKCGVLNVTKITENGKKVRKNWTSSWTVLQGFSLLFAKGQGGSTSWSHCRSGSIPELLLALLSNWKRSVKPRPAVSYVNCRPVQAPAFGGNQSKPEFTVDLRGGAVDWASKDKSSKKHVIELKTRQGTELLIQSEIDSVINDWYRALTETINTHAWESDEAIEEDMPESPGAEKQDKEKDHRDSKKNRAMKTSVSMDSSDQKKTRLKLKKFLTRRPTYQAVRDKGYIKDQVFGCSLTSLCQRETTSVPNFVTMCIDHVENTGLDVDGLYRVSGNLAVIQKLRFAVNHDETVDLNDSKWEDIHVTTGALKMFFRELPEPLFTYGSFDDFVDAIKCSDYKQRLNSIKELIKKLPNPNHDTMQGLFKHLRRVIDHGEANRMTTQSVAIVFGPTLLRPETETGNIAVHMVYQNQIVELILLEYDSIFLR, from the exons ATGGCCGACAGGGAGGGGCCGCCCATCACCCCGGGGCAGATCTACATCGAGGTGGAGTTTGACTACGAGTACAAGGCCAAGGACAAGATGGTGGCCATCCGCCAGGGAGAGTGCTACATGCTGGTGAAGAAGACCAACGAGGACTGGTGGCAGGTGAGGAAGGACGAGGGAGCGAAGGCCTTTTACGTGCCAGCGCAGTACGTGCGGGAGGTGCGTCGTGCGCTCATGCCCCCCCAGAAGCCCACTCTGAGGGCCAAGCCCACTGTTTTGGATATCTGCCGGGCGTCCAACGAAAACCTCAACAGAGCCCACCCGGAAATGTCCAGCTTTGGGCGCCCATCGCCTTCCTCCACGCCGTCGCCATCCTCTGATCGCTTCACGCCGCCGGCAATGTCCAAGGACGCCAACCACAACGTGGGAAGTCCCCATCACTGCAAGATGGTGGCCGAGCTGGTGCttcttcacaacaacaacaaccatcaccacggcaacaatTCCACGTTGCCGAGGACTCGGGCGGACTCGCCGCCGCTCAAAGTGGGGAACGGTCACGACACGAGCCCAGACAGCGGCAAGGCCTCCCCCCCGTGCGACCTGTCTGCAGAGGGGCTGAACAACTCGGAGGACGAGCTGAGCAGCAGCTCTACTGAACACATGCAG ACAACATCACCCACGGGTCAGGGCCGCTCCGACTCGCCGGTTTACGCCAACCTCCAGGAGCTGAAGCTCTCTCAGTCCAGTCTGCCGGGCGTCCCTTCCAGCTCTCCTCTGCACATCCTGGGCGACTGGGAGACCCACAAGGACCTCAGCGGCAGGCACTTCTACTACAACAGAGCCAGCGGCGAGCGGACCTGGAAGCCGCCCCGCACCAGGGACACCAGCGGCAGCACCAGCAGCGCTAGGGGAGACGGCCAGGGCACGGCGGGGGGCGAG CCGCTGTCCTCTGAGGAGTTCTGTCACAGCACCTACTCCAGTCAGTCTGACAGCCAGTACGGGTCGCCCCCTAGAGGCTggtccgaggagctggacgagcACGGACACACGCTCTACGTCTCAGAATACACACAGGAGAAG tgGATAAAACATGTGGATGAACAAGGGCGGCCCTACTACTACAGCTCTGACGGGTCCAGGTCAGAATGGGAACTGCCCAAG TACAACGTCTCCCCTCAGTCCAGCGAGGTCCCCAAGAGTCGCAGTctggagaggaagcagcaggacCCCATCGTCCTCACCAAGTGGAGACACAGCACCTACGTGTTGGACCTCAACGACAAG GAGTGTGCTCCGGCGCCCAAGCAGAGCTCTCCGGACTCTGACTCCTGCCCCTCATCTCCTAAGCACCCCTTGACC CCCTCGGAGAAGTGCGGAGTCCTAAATGTAACCAAAATCACAGAGAATGGAAAGAAAGTCAG GAAGAACTGGACCTCCTCGTGGACAGTCCTGCAGGGTTTCTCCCTGCTTTTCGCCAAGGGCCAAGGGGGCAGCACCAGCTGG TCTCACTGCCGCAGCGGCTCCATCCCCGAGCTGCTCCTCGCTCTCCTTAGCAACTGGAAGCGCTCGGTCAAGCCGCGTCCTGCTGTCTCCTATGTGAACTGTAGGCCTGTGCAGGCTCCCGCT TTTGGGGGCAACCAGTCGAAGCCCGAGTTCACCGTTGATCTGCGCGGGGGGGCGGTGGATTGGGCCTCCAAGGACAAGTCGAGCAAGAAGCACGTCATCGAG ctgaagaCGCGTCAAGGGACAGAGCTGCTGATCCAATCAGAAATCGACAGCGTCATCAACGACTGGTACCGGGCCCTCACTGAGACCATCAACACACAT GCCTGGGAGTCGGATGAGGCCATCGAGGAGGACATGCCCGAGTCCCCGGGGGCGGAGAAACAGGACAAGGAGAAGGACCACCGGGACTCAAAGAAGAACCGAG CAATGAAGACCTCTGTGAGTATGGACTCATCGGACCAGAAGAAAACCCGGCTGAAACTCAAGAAGTTCCTGACGCGCCGACCCACCTACCAGGCCGTCCGAGACAAGGGCTACATCAAAG ATCAGGTGTTCGGCTGCAGTCTGACCAGTCTGTGCCAGCGGGAGACCACGTCGGTTCCAAACTTCGTCACCATGTGCATCGACCATGTGGAGAACACCG GCCTGGATGTGGACGGCTTGTACCGCGTGAGCGGCAACCTGGCTGTGATCCAGAAGCTCCGCTTTGCTGTGAATCACG ATGAGACGGTGGATCTGAATGACAGCAAGTGGGAGGATATCCACGTCACCACCGGAGCTCTGAAGATGTTCTTCAGGGAGCTTCCTGAGCCCCTCTTCACCTACGGGTCCTTTGACGACTTCGTAGACGCCATCA agTGCTCCGACTACAAGCAGCGGCTCAACTCAATAAAAGAGTTAATAAAGAAGTTGCCAAACCCCAACCACGACACAATGCAAGGTCTCTTCAAACACCTGCGCAG GGTGATTGACCACGGCGAGGCCAACCGCATGACCACCCAGAGCGTGGCCATTGTGTTTGGGCCCACGCTGCTGCGGCCCGAGACGGAGACGGGAAACATCGCGGTCCACATGGTCTACCAGAACCAGATAGTGGAGCTTATCCTGCTCGAGTACGACAGCATTTTCCTCAGGTAG
- the arhgap12b gene encoding rho GTPase-activating protein 12b isoform X6 has translation MADREGPPITPGQIYIEVEFDYEYKAKDKMVAIRQGECYMLVKKTNEDWWQVRKDEGAKAFYVPAQYVREVRRALMPPQKPTLRAKPTVLDICRASNENLNRAHPEMSSFGRPSPSSTPSPSSDRFTPPAMSKDANHNVGSPHHCKMVAELVLLHNNNNHHHGNNSTLPRTRADSPPLKVGNGHDTSPDSGKASPPCDLSAEGLNNSEDELSSSSTEHMQTTSPTGQGRSDSPVYANLQELKLSQSSLPGVPSSSPLHILGDWETHKDLSGRHFYYNRASGERTWKPPRTRDTSGSTSSARGDGQGTAGGEVRRPLSSEEFCHSTYSSQSDSQYGSPPRGWSEELDEHGHTLYVSEYTQEKWIKHVDEQGRPYYYSSDGSRSEWELPKYNVSPQSSEVPKSRSLERKQQDPIVLTKWRHSTYVLDLNDKPSEKCGVLNVTKITENGKKVRKNWTSSWTVLQGFSLLFAKGQGGSTSWFGGNQSKPEFTVDLRGGAVDWASKDKSSKKHVIELKTRQGTELLIQSEIDSVINDWYRALTETINTHAWESDEAIEEDMPESPGAEKQDKEKDHRDSKKNRAMKTSVSMDSSDQKKTRLKLKKFLTRRPTYQAVRDKGYIKDQVFGCSLTSLCQRETTSVPNFVTMCIDHVENTGLDVDGLYRVSGNLAVIQKLRFAVNHDETVDLNDSKWEDIHVTTGALKMFFRELPEPLFTYGSFDDFVDAIKCSDYKQRLNSIKELIKKLPNPNHDTMQGLFKHLRRVIDHGEANRMTTQSVAIVFGPTLLRPETETGNIAVHMVYQNQIVELILLEYDSIFLR, from the exons ATGGCCGACAGGGAGGGGCCGCCCATCACCCCGGGGCAGATCTACATCGAGGTGGAGTTTGACTACGAGTACAAGGCCAAGGACAAGATGGTGGCCATCCGCCAGGGAGAGTGCTACATGCTGGTGAAGAAGACCAACGAGGACTGGTGGCAGGTGAGGAAGGACGAGGGAGCGAAGGCCTTTTACGTGCCAGCGCAGTACGTGCGGGAGGTGCGTCGTGCGCTCATGCCCCCCCAGAAGCCCACTCTGAGGGCCAAGCCCACTGTTTTGGATATCTGCCGGGCGTCCAACGAAAACCTCAACAGAGCCCACCCGGAAATGTCCAGCTTTGGGCGCCCATCGCCTTCCTCCACGCCGTCGCCATCCTCTGATCGCTTCACGCCGCCGGCAATGTCCAAGGACGCCAACCACAACGTGGGAAGTCCCCATCACTGCAAGATGGTGGCCGAGCTGGTGCttcttcacaacaacaacaaccatcaccacggcaacaatTCCACGTTGCCGAGGACTCGGGCGGACTCGCCGCCGCTCAAAGTGGGGAACGGTCACGACACGAGCCCAGACAGCGGCAAGGCCTCCCCCCCGTGCGACCTGTCTGCAGAGGGGCTGAACAACTCGGAGGACGAGCTGAGCAGCAGCTCTACTGAACACATGCAG ACAACATCACCCACGGGTCAGGGCCGCTCCGACTCGCCGGTTTACGCCAACCTCCAGGAGCTGAAGCTCTCTCAGTCCAGTCTGCCGGGCGTCCCTTCCAGCTCTCCTCTGCACATCCTGGGCGACTGGGAGACCCACAAGGACCTCAGCGGCAGGCACTTCTACTACAACAGAGCCAGCGGCGAGCGGACCTGGAAGCCGCCCCGCACCAGGGACACCAGCGGCAGCACCAGCAGCGCTAGGGGAGACGGCCAGGGCACGGCGGGGGGCGAGGTGAGGCGG CCGCTGTCCTCTGAGGAGTTCTGTCACAGCACCTACTCCAGTCAGTCTGACAGCCAGTACGGGTCGCCCCCTAGAGGCTggtccgaggagctggacgagcACGGACACACGCTCTACGTCTCAGAATACACACAGGAGAAG tgGATAAAACATGTGGATGAACAAGGGCGGCCCTACTACTACAGCTCTGACGGGTCCAGGTCAGAATGGGAACTGCCCAAG TACAACGTCTCCCCTCAGTCCAGCGAGGTCCCCAAGAGTCGCAGTctggagaggaagcagcaggacCCCATCGTCCTCACCAAGTGGAGACACAGCACCTACGTGTTGGACCTCAACGACAAG CCCTCGGAGAAGTGCGGAGTCCTAAATGTAACCAAAATCACAGAGAATGGAAAGAAAGTCAG GAAGAACTGGACCTCCTCGTGGACAGTCCTGCAGGGTTTCTCCCTGCTTTTCGCCAAGGGCCAAGGGGGCAGCACCAGCTGG TTTGGGGGCAACCAGTCGAAGCCCGAGTTCACCGTTGATCTGCGCGGGGGGGCGGTGGATTGGGCCTCCAAGGACAAGTCGAGCAAGAAGCACGTCATCGAG ctgaagaCGCGTCAAGGGACAGAGCTGCTGATCCAATCAGAAATCGACAGCGTCATCAACGACTGGTACCGGGCCCTCACTGAGACCATCAACACACAT GCCTGGGAGTCGGATGAGGCCATCGAGGAGGACATGCCCGAGTCCCCGGGGGCGGAGAAACAGGACAAGGAGAAGGACCACCGGGACTCAAAGAAGAACCGAG CAATGAAGACCTCTGTGAGTATGGACTCATCGGACCAGAAGAAAACCCGGCTGAAACTCAAGAAGTTCCTGACGCGCCGACCCACCTACCAGGCCGTCCGAGACAAGGGCTACATCAAAG ATCAGGTGTTCGGCTGCAGTCTGACCAGTCTGTGCCAGCGGGAGACCACGTCGGTTCCAAACTTCGTCACCATGTGCATCGACCATGTGGAGAACACCG GCCTGGATGTGGACGGCTTGTACCGCGTGAGCGGCAACCTGGCTGTGATCCAGAAGCTCCGCTTTGCTGTGAATCACG ATGAGACGGTGGATCTGAATGACAGCAAGTGGGAGGATATCCACGTCACCACCGGAGCTCTGAAGATGTTCTTCAGGGAGCTTCCTGAGCCCCTCTTCACCTACGGGTCCTTTGACGACTTCGTAGACGCCATCA agTGCTCCGACTACAAGCAGCGGCTCAACTCAATAAAAGAGTTAATAAAGAAGTTGCCAAACCCCAACCACGACACAATGCAAGGTCTCTTCAAACACCTGCGCAG GGTGATTGACCACGGCGAGGCCAACCGCATGACCACCCAGAGCGTGGCCATTGTGTTTGGGCCCACGCTGCTGCGGCCCGAGACGGAGACGGGAAACATCGCGGTCCACATGGTCTACCAGAACCAGATAGTGGAGCTTATCCTGCTCGAGTACGACAGCATTTTCCTCAGGTAG
- the arhgap12b gene encoding rho GTPase-activating protein 12b isoform X3: MADREGPPITPGQIYIEVEFDYEYKAKDKMVAIRQGECYMLVKKTNEDWWQVRKDEGAKAFYVPAQYVREVRRALMPPQKPTLRAKPTVLDICRASNENLNRAHPEMSSFGRPSPSSTPSPSSDRFTPPAMSKDANHNVGSPHHCKMVAELVLLHNNNNHHHGNNSTLPRTRADSPPLKVGNGHDTSPDSGKASPPCDLSAEGLNNSEDELSSSSTEHMQTTSPTGQGRSDSPVYANLQELKLSQSSLPGVPSSSPLHILGDWETHKDLSGRHFYYNRASGERTWKPPRTRDTSGSTSSARGDGQGTAGGEVRRPLSSEEFCHSTYSSQSDSQYGSPPRGWSEELDEHGHTLYVSEYTQEKWIKHVDEQGRPYYYSSDGSRSEWELPKYNVSPQSSEVPKSRSLERKQQDPIVLTKWRHSTYVLDLNDKPSEKCGVLNVTKITENGKKVRKNWTSSWTVLQGFSLLFAKGQGGSTSWSHCRSGSIPELLLALLSNWKRSVKPRPAVSYVNCRPVQAPAFGGNQSKPEFTVDLRGGAVDWASKDKSSKKHVIELKTRQGTELLIQSEIDSVINDWYRALTETINTHAWESDEAIEEDMPESPGAEKQDKEKDHRDSKKNRAMKTSVSMDSSDQKKTRLKLKKFLTRRPTYQAVRDKGYIKDQVFGCSLTSLCQRETTSVPNFVTMCIDHVENTGLDVDGLYRVSGNLAVIQKLRFAVNHDETVDLNDSKWEDIHVTTGALKMFFRELPEPLFTYGSFDDFVDAIKCSDYKQRLNSIKELIKKLPNPNHDTMQGLFKHLRRVIDHGEANRMTTQSVAIVFGPTLLRPETETGNIAVHMVYQNQIVELILLEYDSIFLR; this comes from the exons ATGGCCGACAGGGAGGGGCCGCCCATCACCCCGGGGCAGATCTACATCGAGGTGGAGTTTGACTACGAGTACAAGGCCAAGGACAAGATGGTGGCCATCCGCCAGGGAGAGTGCTACATGCTGGTGAAGAAGACCAACGAGGACTGGTGGCAGGTGAGGAAGGACGAGGGAGCGAAGGCCTTTTACGTGCCAGCGCAGTACGTGCGGGAGGTGCGTCGTGCGCTCATGCCCCCCCAGAAGCCCACTCTGAGGGCCAAGCCCACTGTTTTGGATATCTGCCGGGCGTCCAACGAAAACCTCAACAGAGCCCACCCGGAAATGTCCAGCTTTGGGCGCCCATCGCCTTCCTCCACGCCGTCGCCATCCTCTGATCGCTTCACGCCGCCGGCAATGTCCAAGGACGCCAACCACAACGTGGGAAGTCCCCATCACTGCAAGATGGTGGCCGAGCTGGTGCttcttcacaacaacaacaaccatcaccacggcaacaatTCCACGTTGCCGAGGACTCGGGCGGACTCGCCGCCGCTCAAAGTGGGGAACGGTCACGACACGAGCCCAGACAGCGGCAAGGCCTCCCCCCCGTGCGACCTGTCTGCAGAGGGGCTGAACAACTCGGAGGACGAGCTGAGCAGCAGCTCTACTGAACACATGCAG ACAACATCACCCACGGGTCAGGGCCGCTCCGACTCGCCGGTTTACGCCAACCTCCAGGAGCTGAAGCTCTCTCAGTCCAGTCTGCCGGGCGTCCCTTCCAGCTCTCCTCTGCACATCCTGGGCGACTGGGAGACCCACAAGGACCTCAGCGGCAGGCACTTCTACTACAACAGAGCCAGCGGCGAGCGGACCTGGAAGCCGCCCCGCACCAGGGACACCAGCGGCAGCACCAGCAGCGCTAGGGGAGACGGCCAGGGCACGGCGGGGGGCGAGGTGAGGCGG CCGCTGTCCTCTGAGGAGTTCTGTCACAGCACCTACTCCAGTCAGTCTGACAGCCAGTACGGGTCGCCCCCTAGAGGCTggtccgaggagctggacgagcACGGACACACGCTCTACGTCTCAGAATACACACAGGAGAAG tgGATAAAACATGTGGATGAACAAGGGCGGCCCTACTACTACAGCTCTGACGGGTCCAGGTCAGAATGGGAACTGCCCAAG TACAACGTCTCCCCTCAGTCCAGCGAGGTCCCCAAGAGTCGCAGTctggagaggaagcagcaggacCCCATCGTCCTCACCAAGTGGAGACACAGCACCTACGTGTTGGACCTCAACGACAAG CCCTCGGAGAAGTGCGGAGTCCTAAATGTAACCAAAATCACAGAGAATGGAAAGAAAGTCAG GAAGAACTGGACCTCCTCGTGGACAGTCCTGCAGGGTTTCTCCCTGCTTTTCGCCAAGGGCCAAGGGGGCAGCACCAGCTGG TCTCACTGCCGCAGCGGCTCCATCCCCGAGCTGCTCCTCGCTCTCCTTAGCAACTGGAAGCGCTCGGTCAAGCCGCGTCCTGCTGTCTCCTATGTGAACTGTAGGCCTGTGCAGGCTCCCGCT TTTGGGGGCAACCAGTCGAAGCCCGAGTTCACCGTTGATCTGCGCGGGGGGGCGGTGGATTGGGCCTCCAAGGACAAGTCGAGCAAGAAGCACGTCATCGAG ctgaagaCGCGTCAAGGGACAGAGCTGCTGATCCAATCAGAAATCGACAGCGTCATCAACGACTGGTACCGGGCCCTCACTGAGACCATCAACACACAT GCCTGGGAGTCGGATGAGGCCATCGAGGAGGACATGCCCGAGTCCCCGGGGGCGGAGAAACAGGACAAGGAGAAGGACCACCGGGACTCAAAGAAGAACCGAG CAATGAAGACCTCTGTGAGTATGGACTCATCGGACCAGAAGAAAACCCGGCTGAAACTCAAGAAGTTCCTGACGCGCCGACCCACCTACCAGGCCGTCCGAGACAAGGGCTACATCAAAG ATCAGGTGTTCGGCTGCAGTCTGACCAGTCTGTGCCAGCGGGAGACCACGTCGGTTCCAAACTTCGTCACCATGTGCATCGACCATGTGGAGAACACCG GCCTGGATGTGGACGGCTTGTACCGCGTGAGCGGCAACCTGGCTGTGATCCAGAAGCTCCGCTTTGCTGTGAATCACG ATGAGACGGTGGATCTGAATGACAGCAAGTGGGAGGATATCCACGTCACCACCGGAGCTCTGAAGATGTTCTTCAGGGAGCTTCCTGAGCCCCTCTTCACCTACGGGTCCTTTGACGACTTCGTAGACGCCATCA agTGCTCCGACTACAAGCAGCGGCTCAACTCAATAAAAGAGTTAATAAAGAAGTTGCCAAACCCCAACCACGACACAATGCAAGGTCTCTTCAAACACCTGCGCAG GGTGATTGACCACGGCGAGGCCAACCGCATGACCACCCAGAGCGTGGCCATTGTGTTTGGGCCCACGCTGCTGCGGCCCGAGACGGAGACGGGAAACATCGCGGTCCACATGGTCTACCAGAACCAGATAGTGGAGCTTATCCTGCTCGAGTACGACAGCATTTTCCTCAGGTAG
- the arhgap12b gene encoding rho GTPase-activating protein 12b isoform X8 produces the protein MRRALSTFRGYRKAGEDDNDVFVCGPRHKTTSPTGQGRSDSPVYANLQELKLSQSSLPGVPSSSPLHILGDWETHKDLSGRHFYYNRASGERTWKPPRTRDTSGSTSSARGDGQGTAGGEVRRPLSSEEFCHSTYSSQSDSQYGSPPRGWSEELDEHGHTLYVSEYTQEKWIKHVDEQGRPYYYSSDGSRSEWELPKYNVSPQSSEVPKSRSLERKQQDPIVLTKWRHSTYVLDLNDKECAPAPKQSSPDSDSCPSSPKHPLTPSEKCGVLNVTKITENGKKVRKNWTSSWTVLQGFSLLFAKGQGGSTSWSHCRSGSIPELLLALLSNWKRSVKPRPAVSYVNCRPVQAPAFGGNQSKPEFTVDLRGGAVDWASKDKSSKKHVIELKTRQGTELLIQSEIDSVINDWYRALTETINTHAWESDEAIEEDMPESPGAEKQDKEKDHRDSKKNRAMKTSVSMDSSDQKKTRLKLKKFLTRRPTYQAVRDKGYIKDQVFGCSLTSLCQRETTSVPNFVTMCIDHVENTGLDVDGLYRVSGNLAVIQKLRFAVNHDETVDLNDSKWEDIHVTTGALKMFFRELPEPLFTYGSFDDFVDAIKCSDYKQRLNSIKELIKKLPNPNHDTMQGLFKHLRRVIDHGEANRMTTQSVAIVFGPTLLRPETETGNIAVHMVYQNQIVELILLEYDSIFLR, from the exons ATGCGCCGTGCGCTCAGTACTTTCCGTGGTTACAGGAAGGCCGGGGAGGACGACAACGACGTATTCGTGTGCGGCCCCCGACACAAG ACAACATCACCCACGGGTCAGGGCCGCTCCGACTCGCCGGTTTACGCCAACCTCCAGGAGCTGAAGCTCTCTCAGTCCAGTCTGCCGGGCGTCCCTTCCAGCTCTCCTCTGCACATCCTGGGCGACTGGGAGACCCACAAGGACCTCAGCGGCAGGCACTTCTACTACAACAGAGCCAGCGGCGAGCGGACCTGGAAGCCGCCCCGCACCAGGGACACCAGCGGCAGCACCAGCAGCGCTAGGGGAGACGGCCAGGGCACGGCGGGGGGCGAGGTGAGGCGG CCGCTGTCCTCTGAGGAGTTCTGTCACAGCACCTACTCCAGTCAGTCTGACAGCCAGTACGGGTCGCCCCCTAGAGGCTggtccgaggagctggacgagcACGGACACACGCTCTACGTCTCAGAATACACACAGGAGAAG tgGATAAAACATGTGGATGAACAAGGGCGGCCCTACTACTACAGCTCTGACGGGTCCAGGTCAGAATGGGAACTGCCCAAG TACAACGTCTCCCCTCAGTCCAGCGAGGTCCCCAAGAGTCGCAGTctggagaggaagcagcaggacCCCATCGTCCTCACCAAGTGGAGACACAGCACCTACGTGTTGGACCTCAACGACAAG GAGTGTGCTCCGGCGCCCAAGCAGAGCTCTCCGGACTCTGACTCCTGCCCCTCATCTCCTAAGCACCCCTTGACC CCCTCGGAGAAGTGCGGAGTCCTAAATGTAACCAAAATCACAGAGAATGGAAAGAAAGTCAG GAAGAACTGGACCTCCTCGTGGACAGTCCTGCAGGGTTTCTCCCTGCTTTTCGCCAAGGGCCAAGGGGGCAGCACCAGCTGG TCTCACTGCCGCAGCGGCTCCATCCCCGAGCTGCTCCTCGCTCTCCTTAGCAACTGGAAGCGCTCGGTCAAGCCGCGTCCTGCTGTCTCCTATGTGAACTGTAGGCCTGTGCAGGCTCCCGCT TTTGGGGGCAACCAGTCGAAGCCCGAGTTCACCGTTGATCTGCGCGGGGGGGCGGTGGATTGGGCCTCCAAGGACAAGTCGAGCAAGAAGCACGTCATCGAG ctgaagaCGCGTCAAGGGACAGAGCTGCTGATCCAATCAGAAATCGACAGCGTCATCAACGACTGGTACCGGGCCCTCACTGAGACCATCAACACACAT GCCTGGGAGTCGGATGAGGCCATCGAGGAGGACATGCCCGAGTCCCCGGGGGCGGAGAAACAGGACAAGGAGAAGGACCACCGGGACTCAAAGAAGAACCGAG CAATGAAGACCTCTGTGAGTATGGACTCATCGGACCAGAAGAAAACCCGGCTGAAACTCAAGAAGTTCCTGACGCGCCGACCCACCTACCAGGCCGTCCGAGACAAGGGCTACATCAAAG ATCAGGTGTTCGGCTGCAGTCTGACCAGTCTGTGCCAGCGGGAGACCACGTCGGTTCCAAACTTCGTCACCATGTGCATCGACCATGTGGAGAACACCG GCCTGGATGTGGACGGCTTGTACCGCGTGAGCGGCAACCTGGCTGTGATCCAGAAGCTCCGCTTTGCTGTGAATCACG ATGAGACGGTGGATCTGAATGACAGCAAGTGGGAGGATATCCACGTCACCACCGGAGCTCTGAAGATGTTCTTCAGGGAGCTTCCTGAGCCCCTCTTCACCTACGGGTCCTTTGACGACTTCGTAGACGCCATCA agTGCTCCGACTACAAGCAGCGGCTCAACTCAATAAAAGAGTTAATAAAGAAGTTGCCAAACCCCAACCACGACACAATGCAAGGTCTCTTCAAACACCTGCGCAG GGTGATTGACCACGGCGAGGCCAACCGCATGACCACCCAGAGCGTGGCCATTGTGTTTGGGCCCACGCTGCTGCGGCCCGAGACGGAGACGGGAAACATCGCGGTCCACATGGTCTACCAGAACCAGATAGTGGAGCTTATCCTGCTCGAGTACGACAGCATTTTCCTCAGGTAG